A window of Clostridium botulinum BKT015925 contains these coding sequences:
- the rimM gene encoding ribosome maturation factor RimM (Essential for efficient processing of 16S rRNA), whose protein sequence is MEQFLAVGKIINTHGLKGEIKLLPSTDDVERFKELKKAYIDGEVIEIEGCKFQPGKVILKIKDVDSIEQAQRLKNKYIKVTREDAAKLPEDCYYEADIVGCTVYDENDEELGKVDEIIRTGSNDVYWIKGKNEVLIPAIKSVIVSIDVNSKKIVIKPLEVWQ, encoded by the coding sequence ATGGAACAGTTTTTAGCTGTAGGAAAGATAATAAATACTCATGGTCTTAAAGGAGAAATAAAATTATTGCCTTCAACAGATGACGTTGAAAGGTTTAAGGAGTTAAAAAAGGCCTATATTGATGGAGAAGTTATAGAAATAGAAGGATGTAAATTTCAACCTGGAAAAGTTATTTTAAAAATAAAAGATGTAGATTCTATAGAACAAGCCCAAAGATTAAAAAACAAATATATAAAAGTAACAAGAGAAGATGCTGCAAAACTTCCAGAAGATTGTTATTATGAAGCTGATATTGTAGGTTGTACTGTATATGATGAAAACGATGAAGAATTAGGAAAAGTAGATGAAATAATACGTACAGGAAGCAATGATGTTTATTGGATTAAAGGTAAAAATGAAGTGCTCATACCGGCAATAAAAAGTGTTATAGTTAGTATAGATGTAAATAGCAAAAAAATAGTAATAAAACCCTTGGAAGTGTGGCAATGA
- the ffh gene encoding signal recognition particle protein — MAFEGLAEKLQDTLKKLRGKGKLSEKDIKEAMREVKLALLEADVNYKIVRNFVKTTGEKCLGEEVMKSLTPGQQVVKIVNDELKELMGSTESKIEFSSTGLTVIMLVGLQGAGKTTMAGKLALQLRKNNKKPLLVACDIYRPAAIKQLQVVGNQIDIPVFSMGDKVNPVDIAKASIEHAKNNKNNVVIIDTAGRLHIDEALMDELENIKTSVEPNEILLVVDSMTGQDAVNVSETFNNKLDISGVILTKLDGDTRGGAALSIKAVTGKPIKYVGLGEKMNDLEVFHPDRMASRILGMGDVLSLIEKAQEAIDEEKAKELGDKMLNLEFNLEDFKESMAQMKKMGPLTKLIEMMPGVNSKQLQGLDLSNGEKELTKIEAMIDSMTLKERKDPSVVSNSPSRKRRIANGSGCNVQQVNKLLKDFQMMKKMMKQMKNQQKSFKKGMFGKLPFMK; from the coding sequence ATGGCATTTGAAGGATTAGCAGAAAAACTTCAAGATACTCTAAAAAAGTTAAGAGGAAAAGGAAAGCTATCCGAGAAAGACATAAAAGAGGCTATGAGAGAAGTAAAATTAGCCTTACTTGAAGCCGATGTTAACTATAAAATAGTAAGAAATTTTGTTAAAACTACCGGTGAAAAGTGTCTTGGTGAAGAAGTTATGAAAAGCTTAACTCCAGGTCAACAAGTTGTCAAAATAGTTAATGATGAACTAAAAGAATTAATGGGTAGCACAGAAAGTAAGATTGAGTTCTCAAGCACAGGCTTAACAGTTATAATGTTGGTTGGACTCCAAGGTGCTGGTAAAACAACTATGGCTGGAAAACTCGCTCTTCAACTAAGAAAAAATAACAAAAAGCCATTATTAGTTGCTTGTGATATATATAGACCCGCAGCTATAAAACAGCTTCAAGTTGTGGGAAATCAAATAGATATTCCAGTGTTTTCTATGGGGGATAAGGTAAATCCAGTAGATATTGCTAAGGCTTCTATAGAGCATGCAAAAAATAATAAGAATAATGTAGTTATAATAGATACAGCAGGAAGACTACATATAGATGAAGCACTAATGGATGAATTGGAAAATATAAAAACATCTGTAGAACCTAATGAAATATTATTAGTTGTGGATTCAATGACAGGTCAAGATGCTGTAAATGTTTCAGAGACATTTAATAATAAATTAGATATAAGTGGAGTTATTCTTACAAAATTAGATGGTGATACAAGAGGTGGAGCTGCATTATCAATTAAAGCAGTTACAGGCAAACCTATAAAATATGTAGGTTTAGGAGAAAAGATGAATGACCTTGAAGTATTCCATCCAGACAGAATGGCTTCAAGAATTTTGGGTATGGGAGATGTATTATCCCTAATAGAAAAAGCCCAAGAAGCTATAGATGAAGAAAAAGCTAAAGAACTTGGAGACAAAATGTTAAATCTAGAGTTCAATTTAGAAGATTTCAAAGAATCTATGGCTCAAATGAAAAAGATGGGACCTCTTACAAAGTTAATAGAGATGATGCCTGGAGTTAACTCAAAACAACTGCAGGGATTAGATTTAAGCAATGGTGAAAAAGAGTTAACAAAAATAGAAGCAATGATTGATTCTATGACTTTAAAAGAAAGAAAAGACCCAAGTGTTGTAAGTAATTCCCCATCAAGAAAAAGAAGAATTGCTAATGGATCTGGCTGCAATGTTCAGCAGGTTAATAAGCTATTAAAAGATTTTCAGATGATGAAGAAAATGATGAAACAGATGAAAAATCAGCAGAAATCTTTTAAAAAAGGTATGTTTGGAAAACTTCCATTCATGAAATAG
- a CDS encoding KH domain-containing protein, translated as MKNLLEIIAKALVDNPDMVSVNEIIGEQSIILELKVAQDDMGKVIGKQGRIAKAIRTVIKAAAVKEDKRVVVEII; from the coding sequence ATGAAAAATTTACTAGAAATAATTGCTAAAGCATTAGTTGATAACCCAGATATGGTTAGTGTTAATGAGATTATTGGTGAACAATCAATAATTCTTGAATTAAAAGTTGCCCAAGATGACATGGGAAAGGTAATTGGAAAGCAGGGAAGAATAGCTAAAGCTATTAGAACTGTTATAAAGGCAGCAGCTGTAAAAGAAGATAAAAGAGTTGTTGTAGAAATTATCTAA
- a CDS encoding stage V sporulation protein S yields MEILKVSAKSQPKSVAGALAAVLRESGSVEVQAVGAGAVNQAVKALAITRGFVAPNGIDLVVIPAFSQISIDGEERTAIKFIVEPR; encoded by the coding sequence ATGGAAATATTAAAAGTATCAGCTAAATCTCAACCAAAATCAGTAGCAGGTGCACTTGCAGCTGTATTAAGAGAATCTGGAAGTGTAGAAGTGCAAGCAGTAGGAGCAGGAGCAGTAAATCAAGCAGTTAAAGCATTAGCGATCACAAGAGGATTTGTAGCACCTAATGGTATAGACTTGGTAGTTATTCCCGCATTTTCTCAAATATCAATAGATGGAGAAGAAAGGACAGCTATAAAATTTATAGTTGAGCCTAGATAA
- a CDS encoding alpha-amylase family glycosyl hydrolase — protein MKRFSKKSEIVISALIATFIMQTTVRASTKDNSNDICIGNLGHNSVNVSGNVTKNVQIKTEKPNNIIKESINLNKDGTLTFKYYNSNAKYVYLSYDMINKHNEKRAMIKNKDNVWEITLRLSDEKKDYLYNFIVDGEVILDPSNLNKEKDNEGNIRSKYSFKGFNGRKITLPGSIQGAIGESNWDPTDKQGKSTFGYDGNGNYKLILKNVPAGNYEYKIAMGNWNENYGLNGINDGSNIKINNPKVQDIVFWYNDDSHRVINSLTYKDKEIYLKGDKLPQNIKLLDSEYSGIYSAVINLEKGNYTNMKIVFDNKEIPIKNICIKDNIKRVKITFDPTTGMSFNNLSNKELNKNEIYFNSRDIKYKNKFGAVKKDESVIFSIKTLKDDVSEVKMIVEDYNKQKKILELKKLGKFDENHDKWTVNTKFTNIGIYKYYFIISNGSKTVAYCDDGLLGEGKVSEVHNILPYEVNVFSKDFKTPDWMKNAIVYQIFPDRFLNGNKNNDKSRLDSRGNTMYEFYEDWYAIPENPNLEFNEEGSVKKDYKGTKGDGIFCNEIYGGDLIGIRKKLDYLKALGVNTLYLNPIASSISNHRYDTTDYKEIDSILGNIEDFKELSKEAKKRNMHIILDGVFNHVSDDSVYFDRYGKYIKSGKPIGAYVYWSKIYDKMNLEKISQKQAEIEVINELKNQGITDIHYKDWFKVSNNKIKPGTKDEHYEYEGWAGYDSMPVIKSPKGSEYNIKTWADEIIDGKDSIARYWLKQGSNGWRLDVANEVSDETWRKFRNAVKAEGDNVIIGEIWNDSSKYLLGDMYDSVMNYRFRNCVLGFLRDGKSAKEIQNELEYIREQYPKEAFDVMLNLVDSHDTERILCSLDGMVKDKNDNVIPLKVSEKAKKLQRLVPYIQMTYPGAPCIYYGDEMAMLGAKDPDDRRGMNWGKGDKQAVEVYATLSNIRNIYEVLRNGNVKNIESNNDDILCYERYNITDKSLVVINRGEKFEKIELNLSDFKDGEIMYDAITGEKYEIKGGKINLKINPMSGIVFVNEYKKFKLNNINLKEAYDPQFVVNNHDDEVNNNISINKFLNIKEILRSIIDVISGMI, from the coding sequence ATGAAAAGATTTTCAAAAAAATCAGAAATAGTTATCTCGGCATTAATAGCTACATTTATTATGCAAACTACAGTTAGAGCTAGTACTAAGGATAATAGTAATGATATCTGTATAGGGAATTTGGGACACAATTCTGTAAACGTTTCCGGTAACGTTACCAAGAATGTTCAAATAAAAACTGAAAAACCTAATAACATAATAAAAGAAAGTATAAATTTAAATAAAGATGGTACATTAACATTCAAATATTATAATTCAAATGCAAAATATGTTTATTTATCTTACGACATGATAAATAAACATAATGAAAAAAGAGCTATGATTAAAAATAAAGACAATGTTTGGGAAATAACCTTAAGATTAAGTGATGAAAAAAAAGATTATTTATATAATTTTATAGTTGATGGTGAAGTGATATTAGATCCTTCAAATTTGAATAAAGAAAAGGATAATGAGGGAAATATAAGATCTAAATATAGTTTTAAAGGATTTAATGGAAGAAAAATAACTCTTCCTGGAAGCATACAAGGAGCTATTGGAGAATCAAATTGGGATCCCACTGATAAACAAGGGAAAAGTACTTTTGGCTATGATGGTAATGGAAACTATAAGTTGATATTAAAAAATGTACCAGCAGGTAATTATGAATATAAGATAGCGATGGGAAATTGGAATGAAAACTATGGCTTGAATGGTATAAATGATGGTAGCAATATTAAAATAAATAATCCTAAAGTTCAAGACATAGTATTTTGGTATAATGACGATAGTCATAGAGTAATTAATTCATTAACATATAAAGATAAAGAAATATACTTAAAAGGAGATAAACTTCCTCAAAATATAAAATTATTAGATAGTGAGTATAGCGGTATTTATTCCGCTGTAATTAATTTAGAAAAAGGTAATTATACTAATATGAAGATTGTATTTGATAATAAAGAAATTCCTATTAAGAATATATGTATAAAGGATAATATAAAAAGAGTGAAAATTACTTTTGATCCTACAACAGGAATGAGTTTCAATAATTTATCTAATAAAGAATTAAATAAAAATGAAATTTATTTTAATTCTAGAGATATTAAGTATAAGAATAAATTTGGTGCTGTAAAAAAAGATGAGAGTGTAATATTTAGTATAAAAACATTAAAAGATGATGTTTCTGAAGTTAAAATGATAGTTGAAGATTATAATAAACAAAAGAAAATTTTAGAGTTAAAAAAGTTAGGAAAATTTGATGAAAATCACGATAAGTGGACAGTGAACACTAAGTTTACAAATATAGGGATATACAAATATTATTTCATTATATCTAATGGTTCTAAAACAGTTGCATATTGCGATGATGGTTTGTTAGGAGAGGGAAAGGTAAGTGAAGTGCATAATATATTACCTTATGAAGTAAATGTATTTAGCAAGGATTTTAAAACTCCTGATTGGATGAAAAATGCTATTGTGTATCAAATATTCCCAGATAGATTTTTAAATGGAAATAAGAATAATGATAAATCAAGACTTGATTCTAGAGGAAATACAATGTATGAATTTTATGAAGATTGGTATGCTATACCTGAAAATCCTAATTTAGAGTTTAATGAAGAGGGCAGTGTAAAAAAGGATTATAAAGGGACAAAGGGTGATGGCATATTTTGCAATGAGATATATGGAGGAGATTTAATAGGAATTAGAAAAAAACTAGACTATTTAAAGGCTTTGGGAGTTAATACATTATATTTAAACCCGATTGCATCATCTATTTCTAATCATAGATATGATACTACGGATTATAAAGAAATTGATTCAATATTAGGGAACATAGAAGATTTTAAGGAACTCTCAAAAGAGGCTAAAAAAAGAAACATGCATATAATTTTAGATGGGGTTTTTAATCATGTATCAGATGATTCGGTATATTTTGATAGATATGGAAAGTATATAAAATCTGGAAAGCCAATAGGTGCATATGTGTATTGGTCAAAAATTTATGATAAAATGAATTTAGAAAAAATATCTCAAAAACAAGCTGAGATTGAAGTAATTAATGAATTAAAAAATCAAGGAATAACAGATATTCATTATAAAGATTGGTTTAAAGTTAGTAATAACAAAATAAAACCAGGCACTAAAGATGAACATTACGAATATGAAGGATGGGCAGGATATGATTCTATGCCAGTTATCAAATCCCCTAAGGGTTCTGAATATAATATTAAAACTTGGGCTGATGAAATAATTGATGGAAAAGATTCTATAGCTAGATATTGGTTAAAACAAGGTTCTAATGGATGGAGGCTAGATGTTGCAAATGAGGTGTCTGATGAGACATGGAGAAAATTTAGAAATGCAGTAAAAGCAGAGGGTGACAACGTTATAATCGGTGAAATATGGAATGATAGTTCAAAATATTTGTTAGGTGACATGTATGACTCAGTTATGAACTATAGATTTAGAAATTGTGTTTTAGGATTTTTAAGAGATGGAAAAAGCGCTAAAGAAATTCAAAATGAATTAGAATATATTAGAGAACAATATCCAAAAGAAGCTTTTGATGTAATGTTAAATCTAGTAGATTCACATGATACCGAGAGAATTTTGTGTTCTTTAGATGGAATGGTAAAAGATAAAAATGATAATGTTATACCCCTTAAAGTAAGCGAAAAAGCTAAAAAATTACAAAGATTGGTTCCGTATATACAAATGACGTATCCAGGTGCTCCTTGTATATATTATGGAGATGAGATGGCCATGCTTGGGGCAAAGGATCCAGATGATAGAAGAGGAATGAATTGGGGGAAAGGTGATAAGCAAGCAGTAGAGGTATATGCAACCTTGTCAAATATTAGAAATATTTATGAAGTTTTAAGAAATGGAAATGTAAAAAATATAGAGTCGAATAATGATGATATCTTATGTTATGAAAGATATAATATTACAGATAAATCTTTAGTAGTTATAAATAGAGGAGAAAAATTTGAAAAAATTGAGTTAAATTTATCAGATTTTAAAGATGGAGAGATTATGTATGATGCAATAACTGGAGAAAAATATGAGATTAAAGGTGGTAAAATTAATTTAAAAATAAATCCAATGAGTGGTATTGTTTTTGTAAATGAATATAAAAAGTTTAAATTAAATAATATCAATTTAAAAGAAGCATATGATCCCCAATTTGTAGTAAATAATCATGATGATGAAGTAAATAACAATATAAGTATAAATAAATTTTTAAATATAAAAGAAATATTAAGGTCTATTATTGATGTTATTAGCGGAATGATATAG
- a CDS encoding putative DNA-binding protein, whose protein sequence is MEDRIKISILMDYYRELLTEKQKYVMELYFNQDLSLAEISELTNTSRQAIYDIIKRCNKLLLDYEEKLKLANKNKRLRKNKEIIINRINELQQKSNEKDINDCLEEIKNTIVEDI, encoded by the coding sequence ATGGAGGATAGAATAAAGATATCCATTTTAATGGATTATTATAGGGAACTTTTAACAGAAAAACAAAAGTATGTTATGGAACTTTATTTTAATCAAGATTTATCGTTGGCAGAAATATCAGAACTTACCAATACTAGCAGACAGGCAATTTATGATATAATCAAAAGATGTAATAAATTATTACTAGATTATGAAGAAAAGTTGAAGCTTGCCAACAAAAATAAAAGGTTAAGAAAAAACAAAGAAATCATAATAAATAGAATTAATGAGTTACAACAAAAGAGTAATGAAAAAGATATTAATGATTGCTTGGAAGAGATAAAGAATACTATAGTTGAAGATATTTAG
- the rpsP gene encoding 30S ribosomal protein S16, translating to MAVKIRLRRMGAKKAPFYRVVVADSRSPRDGRFVEEIGYYNPVSEPKTIKIDEEKAIKWIKNGAQPTDVVKRLFKATGIDEKLSK from the coding sequence ATGGCAGTTAAAATAAGATTAAGAAGAATGGGTGCTAAAAAAGCTCCGTTTTATAGAGTAGTTGTTGCTGATTCTAGATCTCCAAGAGACGGAAGATTCGTTGAAGAAATAGGATACTACAATCCAGTATCTGAACCAAAGACAATCAAAATAGATGAAGAAAAAGCTATAAAATGGATAAAAAATGGTGCACAACCAACAGATGTTGTTAAGAGACTTTTCAAAGCAACAGGAATAGATGAAAAGCTTTCTAAGTAG
- the smc gene encoding chromosome segregation protein SMC: MFLKSLEIRGFKSFADKTELVFKKGITAIVGPNGSGKSNILDAVKWVLGEQSIKNLRGGKMQDVIFSGTEFRKPVGLAQVTLILDNSDGELPIEYSEVTIMRRLFRSGESEYYINNTKCRLKDIQELFMDTGIGKEGYSIIGQGKIEALLSGKPEERRSLLEEAAGIVKFKTRKQEAEKRLENTDQNLQRINDIFSTYEERLEPLREESEKAKAFLEISKKLKSKEVTLILNNINVSQQRIDSIKKEIEKSQFKLQEIVKEKDTYKQNLENFNKRLEEFELENNEKTKRYYDSKTRKQDIISENNLLNERINNLTNSINKYKENLLQFKEKINSLIQQKLKQQQKLEELLKKQISLEKDISECEEIINERNEAIKKQTYSISEMKSYQVELLSKISQKKNEVAILKNDINNLEGKIQETKVSIEAHSNSIKINISTIQVLKKETEKIDNKIKEYEEKIKNYKKEIISKNKLLHNNESVLKESVATYNKIEANSNALINLEKQHEGYNRAVKSLMQHIDKDKIPNAKNKTYILGEVLKVDKNFEIAIEIALGGAISNIITDNEIIAKELIKYLKKSNLGRATFLPLNIVKGKSLSLSSKVEKMDGYIGVASKLIKYDIKYINAIEYVLGRTLIAKDMDSALNIAKETNYGFKVVTLDGEVINPGGALTGGSLYHKNSNIIGRKREIGELKEKLKIYNKKINELNKNINEIKINIKNMDEAALDLKDEIHYENLEKTKIIGRINAIDNETSKLKRDLDTASNELILLKENLKTNLDILNEKEEKIYELDRLQNDNSLKIVDVENKLKDQNEEINDKNKSIVSLKVSKAQIDEGIINLQKEVRRLKEEVNNINISSIEKDIDKSSIEISIANNKINENNNEISKIDTALCKFEENFKEIELRRIKLKESIKVNKDNLENIDMLYNKFEKNKNSLEINLARNETEQQAVLTKLNDEMELTYAEALELKIENEDINKCKNDIEIYKRDIAKLGVVNLGAIQQYKELMEKYTFMKEQKEDLIQAKEELLNVVKEMTDKMKTVFHENFNKLRENFSETFRELFKGGKADLILESGDELTSNIEINVQPPGKKLQNINLMSGGEKGLSAIALLFAILKMKPTPFCILDEIEAALDDSNVSRYSEFLRKFSSNTQFIIITHRKGSMEVGDVLYGVTMEEKGVSKIVSVDLSKE; encoded by the coding sequence ATGTTTTTGAAGTCACTTGAAATAAGAGGCTTTAAATCCTTTGCAGATAAAACGGAATTAGTTTTTAAAAAAGGAATTACAGCAATAGTGGGGCCAAATGGAAGCGGTAAAAGTAATATATTAGATGCAGTAAAATGGGTTTTAGGAGAACAAAGTATAAAAAATCTAAGAGGGGGAAAGATGCAAGATGTAATCTTTTCGGGTACTGAATTTAGAAAACCTGTGGGATTGGCACAAGTCACTCTTATTTTAGATAATAGTGATGGAGAATTACCTATAGAATATAGTGAAGTCACTATAATGAGAAGGTTATTCAGATCTGGAGAAAGTGAATATTATATAAATAATACGAAATGTAGGTTGAAGGATATCCAAGAGTTATTTATGGATACGGGAATCGGTAAAGAAGGATATTCAATAATTGGACAAGGCAAGATAGAAGCTTTGTTAAGTGGTAAACCAGAAGAAAGAAGAAGTCTTTTAGAGGAAGCTGCTGGAATTGTAAAATTTAAGACAAGAAAACAAGAAGCGGAGAAAAGACTAGAAAATACAGATCAAAATCTTCAGAGAATAAATGATATTTTTAGTACATATGAAGAACGTTTAGAACCTTTAAGAGAAGAAAGTGAAAAAGCTAAGGCTTTTTTAGAAATATCTAAAAAATTAAAGTCTAAAGAAGTAACACTAATTTTAAATAATATTAATGTTAGTCAACAGAGAATAGATTCTATAAAAAAAGAAATTGAAAAGAGTCAATTTAAATTACAAGAAATTGTTAAAGAAAAAGATACATACAAGCAAAATTTAGAAAATTTTAATAAACGATTAGAAGAATTTGAGTTAGAAAATAATGAGAAGACAAAAAGGTATTATGATAGTAAGACTAGAAAACAAGATATAATTTCTGAAAATAATCTTTTAAATGAAAGAATTAACAATCTTACAAATTCTATAAATAAATATAAAGAAAACTTATTACAGTTTAAAGAGAAAATTAATTCATTAATACAACAAAAATTAAAACAACAACAAAAACTTGAAGAATTATTAAAAAAACAAATTAGTTTAGAAAAAGATATATCAGAATGTGAAGAAATTATTAATGAAAGAAATGAAGCTATAAAAAAGCAAACATACTCTATAAGTGAAATGAAATCTTATCAAGTTGAATTGTTAAGTAAGATCTCACAAAAGAAAAATGAAGTTGCAATATTAAAAAATGATATTAATAATTTAGAAGGAAAAATACAAGAAACCAAAGTGTCAATAGAAGCACATTCTAATTCTATTAAAATAAATATATCTACAATTCAAGTATTAAAAAAGGAAACTGAAAAGATTGATAATAAAATTAAAGAATATGAAGAAAAAATAAAGAACTATAAAAAAGAAATAATATCAAAAAATAAATTATTACATAATAATGAGAGTGTTTTAAAAGAAAGTGTAGCTACTTACAATAAAATAGAAGCTAATAGTAATGCTTTGATAAATTTAGAAAAACAGCATGAAGGTTATAATAGGGCTGTAAAAAGTTTAATGCAACATATAGATAAAGATAAAATACCAAATGCCAAGAATAAAACATATATTTTAGGAGAAGTACTAAAGGTAGATAAAAACTTTGAAATAGCTATAGAAATAGCGTTAGGTGGAGCTATTTCCAATATAATAACAGATAATGAAATTATAGCAAAAGAACTTATAAAATATTTAAAAAAGAGTAATCTTGGAAGAGCTACATTCTTGCCACTTAATATAGTTAAAGGAAAGTCTCTAAGTTTATCTTCCAAAGTTGAAAAAATGGATGGATACATAGGTGTTGCAAGTAAACTAATAAAATATGATATAAAGTACATAAATGCTATAGAATATGTCCTAGGAAGAACTTTAATAGCTAAAGACATGGATAGTGCATTAAATATAGCTAAAGAAACTAATTATGGTTTTAAAGTTGTTACTTTGGATGGAGAAGTTATAAATCCAGGGGGAGCTTTAACGGGGGGAAGCTTATACCATAAAAATTCAAATATAATAGGTAGAAAAAGAGAAATTGGAGAGTTAAAAGAAAAGTTAAAAATATATAACAAAAAAATAAATGAATTAAATAAGAATATAAATGAAATAAAAATTAATATAAAAAATATGGATGAAGCCGCATTGGATTTAAAAGATGAAATTCATTATGAAAATCTTGAGAAAACTAAGATTATTGGTAGAATTAATGCTATTGATAATGAAACATCTAAACTTAAGAGAGATTTAGATACTGCAAGTAATGAACTTATATTATTGAAAGAAAATTTAAAGACTAATTTAGATATTTTAAATGAAAAAGAAGAAAAAATATATGAGCTAGATAGATTGCAAAATGACAATTCATTAAAAATTGTTGATGTAGAAAATAAATTAAAAGATCAAAATGAAGAAATAAATGATAAAAACAAAAGTATAGTATCTTTAAAAGTAAGCAAAGCTCAAATTGATGAAGGTATTATAAATTTACAAAAAGAAGTAAGGAGATTAAAAGAAGAAGTAAATAATATAAATATAAGTAGCATAGAAAAAGATATAGACAAATCTAGCATAGAAATATCTATAGCTAATAATAAAATTAACGAAAATAATAATGAAATTAGTAAAATAGATACAGCCCTTTGTAAATTTGAGGAGAACTTTAAAGAGATAGAATTAAGACGTATAAAATTAAAAGAAAGTATAAAAGTTAATAAAGATAATTTAGAAAATATAGATATGCTCTATAATAAATTTGAAAAAAATAAGAATTCTTTAGAGATAAACTTAGCAAGAAATGAAACAGAGCAACAAGCGGTTCTTACTAAATTAAATGATGAAATGGAATTAACTTATGCAGAAGCTTTAGAACTTAAAATAGAGAATGAGGATATTAATAAATGTAAAAATGATATAGAAATTTATAAAAGAGATATAGCTAAATTAGGAGTAGTAAACTTAGGCGCTATACAGCAATATAAAGAACTCATGGAAAAGTATACATTTATGAAAGAACAAAAGGAAGACTTAATACAGGCAAAAGAAGAGTTGTTAAATGTAGTTAAAGAAATGACTGATAAAATGAAAACTGTGTTTCATGAGAACTTTAATAAGCTTCGCGAGAATTTTAGTGAAACATTTAGGGAATTATTTAAAGGTGGGAAGGCAGACTTAATATTAGAGTCAGGAGATGAACTTACATCTAATATAGAAATCAATGTTCAGCCACCAGGAAAAAAACTTCAAAATATAAATCTTATGTCTGGAGGAGAAAAGGGATTATCTGCAATAGCGTTATTATTTGCGATTTTAAAGATGAAGCCTACTCCATTCTGTATATTAGATGAAATAGAAGCAGCATTAGATGATTCAAATGTCTCAAGGTATTCTGAGTTTTTAAGAAAGTTTTCTTCTAATACTCAATTTATAATTATAACCCATAGAAAAGGTAGTATGGAAGTTGGAGATGTTTTATATGGAGTTACTATGGAGGAAAAAGGAGTATCTAAAATAGTATCTGTTGATTTAAGTAAAGAATAG
- the ftsY gene encoding signal recognition particle-docking protein FtsY — MFGNLFNKLKDGLAKTKNNFTEKVSEVLKLAVKIDDELFEELEEILITADIGVDTSLEVIDRVRDKVKEKRITDPKEVYDCLKEVLIEILTEEDKKEEGSMPKTILVIGVNGAGKTTSIGKISHKLKHEGHKVIMAAADTFRAAAIDQLEVWSNRSGVDIIRHQEGSDPASVVFDAIQASKARKADVLICDTAGRLHNKKNLMNELEKINRIIDREYSDSNKETLLVLDGTTGQNALQQAKQFAEVCPIDGIVITKLDGTAKGGVIIAIKHQLDIPVKFIGVGEGIDDLQEFDAESFVEALF, encoded by the coding sequence ATGTTTGGAAATTTATTTAATAAGCTTAAGGATGGATTAGCTAAAACTAAAAATAATTTTACAGAAAAGGTTTCGGAAGTATTGAAATTAGCTGTAAAAATAGATGATGAGTTATTTGAAGAATTAGAAGAAATATTAATTACAGCTGATATAGGTGTGGATACATCACTTGAAGTTATCGATAGAGTTAGAGATAAGGTAAAAGAAAAAAGAATAACTGATCCAAAAGAAGTTTATGATTGTCTTAAAGAAGTTCTTATAGAAATTTTAACAGAAGAAGACAAAAAAGAAGAAGGAAGTATGCCAAAAACAATATTAGTTATTGGAGTTAATGGAGCTGGAAAAACAACTTCTATAGGTAAAATATCTCATAAGCTAAAACATGAGGGTCATAAAGTAATAATGGCTGCTGCTGATACTTTTAGAGCTGCGGCTATTGATCAATTAGAAGTATGGAGTAATAGATCGGGAGTAGATATTATAAGACATCAAGAAGGTTCTGATCCTGCATCAGTTGTTTTTGATGCAATACAAGCATCCAAAGCAAGAAAAGCAGATGTTTTAATATGTGATACTGCTGGAAGACTACATAATAAAAAGAACTTAATGAATGAGCTTGAAAAAATAAATAGAATAATAGATAGAGAATATAGTGATTCAAATAAAGAGACTTTATTAGTTTTGGATGGAACTACTGGCCAAAATGCTTTGCAACAAGCTAAACAATTTGCTGAAGTGTGTCCAATAGATGGAATAGTAATAACAAAACTAGATGGAACAGCCAAAGGTGGAGTTATAATAGCTATTAAGCATCAACTTGATATTCCTGTTAAATTTATAGGTGTAGGTGAAGGAATTGATGATCTTCAAGAGTTTGATGCTGAAAGTTTTGTAGAAGCATTATTTTAA